The Plasmodium berghei ANKA genome assembly, chromosome: 5 genomic sequence aaaaaggaataaaaaaatacaaccTTATGAATGAAATAACATATGAAAAAGTTTTAAAAGAAGCTGgtaaaaatcaaatattaatatttgttCATAGTAGAAAAGAAACATATAGAACTgctaaaatattaatagacaaatttgtaaaaaatgataatttaaatttatttatgatgGATAAAAAGATTTCTgttgaaatattattatctgaAAAAGAAGCTATTATAAATGAAGAATTAAAAGAGTTATTGCCATTAGGTTTTGGTATACATCATGCAGGTTTAAAAAGAACAGATCGTAAATTAGTCGAAGATTTATTTTCAGATAGACATTTACAAGTATTAATATGTACAAGCACATTGGCATGGGGTGTGAATTTACCTGCACATACTGTTATAATAAAAGGAAcaacaatatataatatgaagATTGCTGATTTTGATGAATTATCTTTTATGGATGTATTACAAATGATAGGTAGAGCAGGTCGGCCGCAATTTGATAAAAGTGGAAAAGCTATAATAATTACAgaacataaaaatttacaattatatctatcattaaataatgaacaAATGTATATTGAATCTACAttaatggaaaatatagtaaatataataaatgcaGAAATagttttgaaaaatattcaagATTTTAAAGATGCTATAAATTGGTTTGAACAaacatatatgtacattcgaatgatgaaaaatccaaattattatggagtaggaaatgataaaaatcgagttataaaaaatgtaaaaaatcgaataaatgatataatatattcatcatttttaattttagaaaaatatggattaattaaatacaataaaaaattaaaaaatgtgattAGTACATATATTGGTAAAATTAGtagttattattatattgattATAAATCTATTgatatgtataataaaagattaaataaatatacaaatgaaatagaattattaaaaatatttgcaACTAGTGAAGagtttaaaaatatatttattcgaaatgaagaaaaaattgaattGTCAATTTTGATGGAAAGATTACCAATACCTGTTAAAGAATCCATTAATATAccttttacaaaaataagtattttattacaattatatttatcaaatataacattaaatggatatataataaatgcaGATTTAGTATATATTCATCAAAATGCTTTACGTATATTTCgttcattttttgaactatctttaaaaaaaggattttataatttaatatatttatgtttaaaattttgtaaaatgaTAGAACATCAAATGTGGAATAATATGACACCTTTAAGACAGTTTGGATTATTAAGTAAagatttgataaaaataatagaaaaaaaaaatataagttttaaaaattatttaaatatggaattaaatgaatatatcacaatatttaaaaataaaaaaatagcaaaaaatatatataaattagtTCATCACTTTCCTAATATTGAATTAAGTGCATATATACAACCAATTGATCATAAAATGATTAAATtagaattaaatataacacccgattttatttataatccAAAATATCATGGATATATGATGTTATTTTGGGTTTTTGTTATTGATATTgctaatgaaaatattttacattatgatttatttacattaaaaaaaggatTAGAAAATGAATCGTTTTTTGAAGACAtcaatattgaaaataaaaatttaaataaaaaaaatatgtgtgATAGTTTTGATGAAGAATTAgtacaattttatttaccaATAAATGATAGtccattttatataattaaagtTATATCCGATAAGTGGTTAGAATGTGAATGtacaattaatataaatttaaataatatttatattcctttaaaacaaaattattcaaCTCAATTATTAGATATGCAATCTTTACCAATAAGTTCATTAAGATTTAATAAAGGGAAGCAAATATTTATGGATAGAAATATAGAAAGTTTGAATCCAATATGTACACAAGTATTTACAtctttatatgaaaataatggaaATGTTTTATTGTGTTATTCAAATtggaaatattatttaataccAGCGGAATTAGCAATATTTAGaatagtaaaatatttagaagaattaaataattatataagatattatataaaaagtgAAAACGATTTAACAAAAgttatgaataataaaaaattatcaaatattctttataatgattattctagtttaataaaaatagtttatATTGCACCATTAGAGgatattgttttaaaaacatataaaaaatggatttctttaaaaaaagctttaaatttgaaaatgtgtatattaAATGGAGATGTGGGAATAGATATGAAATTATttcaaacaaataatattatattaacaaCTCCAGAAAAGtatgataatatatctaaaaaatggagaagaaaaaaaatgtttcaAAATGtgaatttatatatttatgatcATATAGAATTGCTAAATACAAGTTATGGTGCTATTATGGAAGTTTTAATAAGCAgagtaaaatatatatcaatgcaattgcaaataaataatcGAAATATAAACCAATCGAACAATGATAATGAATCTGTAACGCAAAATGATCTCGATTTTGTAAAAGAGTGTAtggaaaatgataaaaagaataagaatttcaaaaaaaataataaagaaatagcaatacatttaaataaattatctaatttaaaaatggaaaatgtTTATGAGTTTATAGGAATAAATAGAATAGTGTGTATGTCAAGTTGTTCATTACAAAATTCAAAAGATGTGTCTGAATGGATAggatgtaaaaaaaatgattattttaattttatatctaCAATTCGAACAATACcaatagaaatatatttattttcagtaaatattatgaatacaaaaaatagatatatatcaaTGCAACGTCAAGTTTAtcaaaatgttaaaaaatttaataaaaataaaaaaaatgttataatttttgttacAAATCAAAAAACATGTAAAACATTAGCACttgatttaatattatcatcatgTAATGAtgatttttcttttaattctgttattaatgataatatgGAAAATAGAAGTAAAGAAagtgaaaatattttggaTAATATTagtgataatatattagcacaatgtttaaaaaaaggattaggatatatatataataatatgctagacatagaaaaacaaattgtagaaaatttatttgaaaagaaaggaattgatatattaatagtatgttatgattatttatatagtttaaatgtatatggaaataatgtaataatattagatacaataataacacattataataataaagataaagATTATTCAATTCAAACAATTCTGGAAATGATTAGTTTTGCTGGTATAGAAAAAGAAGATGATAAGtcatttgtatatatatatacatatgtaacaaaaaaagaatattataaaaattttatatatgatcCAATAACAATTGAATCAAATATTGAAGAATACTTaccaattttattaaataatgaaatcGTTATGAATACAATTGAAAATTATCAAGATTCTATAGATTTGTTAACTTggacttttttttatcgaCGTATTAAAAAGAATCCTAATTATTATGGATTAAAGGGGGTTAGTACTGAACATATATCTGATTATTTATCTGAattaattgaaaataatattgaacTTTTATCAATTGCAAATtgtgttaatatatttaataataaagaaaatgatgaatCGTCAAGTGTAACTCTAAAACCATGTAACCTTGGAAtaatttcttcattttataatttagattaccatataatatatttttttaatcaatATATTACGTCAATAAAAggattgaaaaaaaataaaattttagaaataatttgtttggctaacatatttaataatataataaaaattcaaagTCATGATATATATCTGTGTTTAAAAATAGCTAAATCATgtaatatacaaataacatatgattttttaaaattatcatttaataataaaagtttttttaaagacaatgaagaagaaaggggtaataaaataattaatttaaataattttatgacAAATCCATCTTATTTTACTCCAAATTTAAAGgcattaatattattacatgCACATATAAATAGATTTTCAATAcctataaattatattaatgaatcaaaaaacattttattaaaatcattaaaattaataaattcattAATTGATGTAATTAGTAGTAATaacatattaaattattgtCTTTTTGTTATGGAAATGTCTCAAATGTTAATTcaatgttttaaaaataccGATGAATCGAATTTATATCAATTACcttattttaatgaaaGTTTAGTTCAAAAAGCAAATGAATTAGAAATCTCAGATATTTATGAGTTAATTAATTCTGAAGACGATGTAAAAGATGAACTTTTAAAAGGTTTAAgtgaagaagaaaaaagtAGTATAGCaaatttttgtaattcttttccaattttagaagtaaattatgatatagatttagaaaaaaaatataaaattaacgATATTGctgaattaaatataaatatatatcgaGATATTTCAGATGATGAACCAGTTGGTTATGTTCACTCTAGTTATTTACCTtttgaaaaagaagaatCATGGTGGTTTGTTATAGGAATTAAAAAACTTAATTTGTTATTGTCTATTAAAAAAACCTCTTTATTAAAACAAGCGAATagtgtaaaaataaatttcgAGCTTCCAGATAAGCCCGGAACTTATGATATAGTCATGTATTTGGTTAGCGATTCATATATAGGATGTGACCAGGAATATGAGTTTGCGATGGTTGTTAACGAGTAGGGGGAGGTTTTttgaaattgaaaaaaaacgaaaaaaaatggaaaaaattgtgaaaaaaaaatgaaaacgTGGAAATGTATAACCAGAGAAATTTCAATTAAActgattattttttattaacttGATCGTAATTTATtgtttgataaaaatgtttaaatagtgaattacattttttatcatcattgTGTAAATGcatacaataaaataaattaaaataattatcatgaaataattttgtaaatttaatattatcattattattagtagtattatatttatatcctaatattttaaaagaatcTTTTATCGTTtcattacattttttattcccctccattataatttttgaaacatcatatttatcattatcatttacTACACTTCCTAAAcacataaatttttttatgttataaaataaatcattttgtttttgggtataatatttttcttggTTATATATAGATAGTGAATCTTGAACTTGATAAACAACATCACTTAATTTTGAGTAATCGTTTTTATATGACatgttataattttatgtaGAATATGGATTCAATTTATCTAAATGTGTGAAAAAGTGGTGAAAATTACTAAATTCAGAGCCTAgtatatgtttattattataccataaaattttgttctttttatattagcTTATCCTTTTTTGGAGGTGTgtaaaatgcatatatattttcttcgttgtattttttttttgaaataaaattcaaactaatttaaaacaattataatttatttgtttcaatgattgtataaatatatgtacatttatttgcttttttatatttaacttATTTACTATCAACTTGGaatatgttatattttcaacGTTTTAAAATCGAGAAACAATTATTAGGGAAGtgagaaaatataaagaatgAAAAAAAGAGTAAATTTGTATGCACATGCAATATTAGGAAAaagtatttattatatttgattttttatgtttttttttatgtttttttttatgttttttttttacatttgtAACAatgtgaaataaaaaaaaactgcAATATATACATGCGTGTTTATGTATTTCCTTTTAATTAGAAAATTGGAACAAAAGTTTCAAGAAAAAATGCGcttatcaattttttaaaaaataaaaaattcataatttttataatatagaaaaaaataaaattagggatttattatatcactgtttttagtttttttattcaataTTCTATTTTAGTACTATCGGTTGACtggtattttttttttttttttcaaaaaatcgAGGATTTAATTCAAGTGGTTATTTattgtaaaataatttttacaaaaaaaggAGAGACAAAAAATAGGATGAAagatttattatatattataaaataaattgataaaaatatgaacaacttttataaatatttcaaatagTATAGAGGAATAGGAAAATGAGTTACTGGTATAATGAATATAGTATTATAGtgatttaaattatatatatatatatatatatgtattatttttcaactaattaatatgttatatttaaaaatttttccTTTCTAcgttttataataaatgaaaagtATATGActgatatattttctttatttgaaaaagaCCAAAAAGAAAGTGggaagaataaaaaataataaggaaataatttgggataaaaaatatatatttttaaatagcatttttctattttattttgattgaGCATTCAAAAAGCTTATACATAAACAGTTTCGCattaatttgtatatatatgggcATATGTTTCAtgtattttgaaaaaaaaaaaaagtgataaAATGGATAAAGAAGAAACTTATAAATCCTCTGAAAAACTAGAAATATGTACAAGTTTTGAAAGTATAGGAATAGATGAAGGGTTGTTAAGAGGAATATATGCCTATGGTTTTGACAGACCATCAGCAATACAACAAAGAGGTATTAAGCCAATATTAAATGGGCGAGATGTTATATTACAAAGTCAAAGCGGAACAGGAAAAACATGTGTTTTTGCTGTTGGAGCTTTAAATTGTGTTAATagaaatttaaatgaaactcaaataattattttatcaccAACTCGAGAATTAGCAGAGCAAACACAAAAAGTATGTTTAGCATTAGCAgattatatacatgtaaCTGTATATTGTTGTATTGGGGGTAAAAAACTGAGTGATGATATAAAAGCATTAAATAATGGTgttcatattattagtGGAACACCCGGAAGAATATATCATATGTTAAATTTAAGGCatttaaaatgtaaatatataaaacagcTAGTTATTGATGAAGCTGATGAAATGCTAAATAAAGGATTTAAAGAACAAGTTTATGATATTTATCGATTTTTATCACCTAATACTCAAATAGTTTTATCTTCAGCTACTTTACCACACGAAGTGTTagaaataacaaataaatttatgcACAATCCTGTTAAAATATTAGTAAAAAGAGATGAATTAACTTTAGAAGgtataaaacaattttttatatcaataGAAAAAGAACAATGGAAATATGAAACGTTAGCTGATTTATAT encodes the following:
- a CDS encoding eukaryotic initiation factor 4A-III, putative — encoded protein: MDKEETYKSSEKLEICTSFESIGIDEGLLRGIYAYGFDRPSAIQQRGIKPILNGRDVILQSQSGTGKTCVFAVGALNCVNRNLNETQIIILSPTRELAEQTQKVCLALADYIHVTVYCCIGGKKLSDDIKALNNGVHIISGTPGRIYHMLNLRHLKCKYIKQLVIDEADEMLNKGFKEQVYDIYRFLSPNTQIVLSSATLPHEVLEITNKFMHNPVKILVKRDELTLEGIKQFFISIEKEQWKYETLADLYESLTITQAVVFCNTKLKVDWLAKKMQESNFTVCKMHAGMSQSERDDIMLKFRQCKYRVLISTDIWGRGLDVHEVSLVVNYDLPNSRECYIHRIGRSGRFGRKGVAINFVKNDDIKILRDIEQFYSTQIDEMPMNITELL
- a CDS encoding pre-mRNA-splicing helicase BRR2, putative, giving the protein MAEEYEKFKRFEYRMNSNLVLQREGPGPNQNEPTGESESLVGKLKYKMGDKVEYNKPVDFRKGKDRDGNEKNNKKRLDDDNEIYFEKKIKRIKNNSYIKEKSVLNINIDDIFLYKPSTKYTENIFSKILNIIRNIIGDNTGDIINSACNDVITILKNEDIQNNDSKKNEIEKVLEVNISDKHFIELDNLAKEIYDFDKKHDDQEIGDDEGVAVIFDETDNYFNYKNGKNKKIDNLMDDVGTNISELSAEDDESENDESENDESENDGSENDGNENDGSENDGSENDGSENDELVLKKKKKKKSETHLSLKNMNKDLNFSKNKESEEYEIDTNSIDPHWLQRKLNTIFNEASLCIEKEKEVLEILKIYDIQECENKLVNILMYENFSMVKLFMKNRWKIYYCTLLGQAQNEKEKKEIIENMKKTEEGEEILEELSNFRNIKRNKQSEFTKNLRKEADNLINMKMRESKKYRLKEGADNSKQFIHDDEGVEEEEEEEEEEEEEVENDQKEVKINVKINDKGKIKNRDNELKAKYIDLEKLNLKIKNNDFLNKEIILPDGSKRIEKKEYDEIIISVNNNDKKNSSQINKYNYYTNKDDIKLIEINEIPEWARETFFCVNVKKLNAIQSKVYDIAFNEFEENLLICAPTGSGKTNIALLCMLNIINNYRLLSGQIEKNNFKIVYISPMKALVNEQVQSFGLRLKSLNLKVCELTGDVHLSSKEIDDNQIIVMTPEKFEVISRKWNDKIMLQKVKLIIFDEIHLLNEERGHVLESIITRINRYVDNNVSNINNVNKNNGIRLVGLSATLPNYEDVGMFLRANRKKGIFYFDHSFRPVQLNQYYIGLKEKKGIKKYNLMNEITYEKVLKEAGKNQILIFVHSRKETYRTAKILIDKFVKNDNLNLFMMDKKISVEILLSEKEAIINEELKELLPLGFGIHHAGLKRTDRKLVEDLFSDRHLQVLICTSTLAWGVNLPAHTVIIKGTTIYNMKIADFDELSFMDVLQMIGRAGRPQFDKSGKAIIITEHKNLQLYLSLNNEQMYIESTLMENIVNIINAEIVLKNIQDFKDAINWFEQTYMYIRMMKNPNYYGVGNDKNRVIKNVKNRINDIIYSSFLILEKYGLIKYNKKLKNVISTYIGKISSYYYIDYKSIDMYNKRLNKYTNEIELLKIFATSEEFKNIFIRNEEKIELSILMERLPIPVKESINIPFTKISILLQLYLSNITLNGYIINADLVYIHQNALRIFRSFFELSLKKGFYNLIYLCLKFCKMIEHQMWNNMTPLRQFGLLSKDLIKIIEKKNISFKNYLNMELNEYITIFKNKKIAKNIYKLVHHFPNIELSAYIQPIDHKMIKLELNITPDFIYNPKYHGYMMLFWVFVIDIANENILHYDLFTLKKGLENESFFEDINIENKNLNKKNMCDSFDEELVQFYLPINDSPFYIIKVISDKWLECECTININLNNIYIPLKQNYSTQLLDMQSLPISSLRFNKGKQIFMDRNIESLNPICTQVFTSLYENNGNVLLCYSNWKYYLIPAELAIFRIVKYLEELNNYIRYYIKSENDLTKVMNNKKLSNILYNDYSSLIKIVYIAPLEDIVLKTYKKWISLKKALNLKMCILNGDVGIDMKLFQTNNIILTTPEKYDNISKKWRRKKMFQNVNLYIYDHIELLNTSYGAIMEVLISRVKYISMQLQINNRNINQSNNDNESVTQNDLDFVKECMENDKKNKNFKKNNKEIAIHLNKLSNLKMENVYEFIGINRIVCMSSCSLQNSKDVSEWIGCKKNDYFNFISTIRTIPIEIYLFSVNIMNTKNRYISMQRQVYQNVKKFNKNKKNVIIFVTNQKTCKTLALDLILSSCNDDFSFNSVINDNMENRSKESENILDNISDNILAQCLKKGLGYIYNNMLDIEKQIVENLFEKKGIDILIVCYDYLYSLNVYGNNVIILDTIITHYNNKDKDYSIQTILEMISFAGIEKEDDKSFVYIYTYVTKKEYYKNFIYDPITIESNIEEYLPILLNNEIVMNTIENYQDSIDLLTWTFFYRRIKKNPNYYGLKGVSTEHISDYLSELIENNIELLSIANCVNIFNNKENDESSSVTLKPCNLGIISSFYNLDYHIIYFFNQYITSIKGLKKNKILEIICLANIFNNIIKIQSHDIYLCLKIAKSCNIQITYDFLKLSFNNKSFFKDNEEERGNKIINLNNFMTNPSYFTPNLKALILLHAHINRFSIPINYINESKNILLKSLKLINSLIDVISSNNILNYCLFVMEMSQMLIQCFKNTDESNLYQLPYFNESLVQKANELEISDIYELINSEDDVKDELLKGLSEEEKSSIANFCNSFPILEVNYDIDLEKKYKINDIAELNINIYRDISDDEPVGYVHSSYLPFEKEESWWFVIGIKKLNLLLSIKKTSLLKQANSVKINFELPDKPGTYDIVMYLVSDSYIGCDQEYEFAMVVNE